One genomic window of Salmo salar chromosome ssa12, Ssal_v3.1, whole genome shotgun sequence includes the following:
- the LOC106564351 gene encoding synaptogyrin-2 translates to MEETGGVGGASAYGASLAGGSFDFQKFAKQPYTIVRFLSWIFSIVVFSCITAEGFVNKPHKPEAHCVFNQNDSACHYAVGIGVIAFLACFFFLLLDAYMPLMSNAKERKYAVMADLGFSGVWTFLWFVCFCLLASQWSHTLDVRGIPQDAARATIAFSFFSIATWGILTYFALGRYRRGVADVTQSIYTEPPPEQHTPYPPTYAPSAYTPTTYSPYPSSAPDDFQQTPFTPSTITSTQPQGDYQPPNY, encoded by the exons ATGGAGGAGACCGGGGGAGTTGGTGGCGCTAGTGCGTACGGAGCTTCGCTCGCAGGCGGTAGCTTCGACTTTCAGAAGTTTGCTAAACAACCGTACACTATCGTGCGCTTCTTGAGTTGG ATTTTTTCCATCGTGGTCTTCTCCTGCATCACGGCGGAGGGATTTGTCAACAAGCCACACAAACCCGAGGCGCATTGCGTCTTCAACCAGAATGACTCGGCGTGTCACTACGCTGTGGGCATCGGTGTCATAG CCTTCCTGGCCTGTTTTTTCTTCCTCTTATTGGACGCCTACATGCCGCTGATGAGCAACGCAAAAGAGAGGAAGTACGCTGTCATGGCCGACCTGGGATTCTCAG GTGTGTGGACGTTCCTGTGGTTCGTGTGTTTCTGCCTCCTGGCTAGCCAATGGAGTCATACGCTTGATGTCAGAGGAATCCCCCAGGACGCCGCCCGCGCCACTATCgccttctctttcttctctatTGCCACCTGG GGAATCCTAACCTACTTCGCTTTGGGGAGATATCGCCGTGGCGTTGCTGATGTCACCCAGAGCATCTACACCGAGCCTCCGCCGGAGCAGCACACCCCTTACCCTCCGACCTACGCCCCCTCGGCCTACACCCCCACCACCTACTCCCCGTACCCTTCCAGTGCGCCAGACGACTTCCAACAAACCCCCTTCACCCCCAGCACCATCACCTCCACTCAACCCCAGGGGGACTACCAACCCCCCAACTACTGA
- the LOC106564352 gene encoding thymidine kinase, cytosolic isoform X1, with the protein MDIVKQKVNLMECLNVPRILPNSPRKSIGQIQVIFGPMFSGKSTRRVRRFQIAQYNCLVVKYAKDTRYSEKGVATHDKNTMEAVPANCLSDVRSLVLQACVIGIDEGQFFPDTVEFCEEMANMGKTIIVAALDGTFQRKPFGNILNLVPLAESVVKLNAVCMQCYKEAAYTKRLGAEKEVEVIGGADMYHARCRKCYGGLMDVMKDNSAPHRDETPPHVMTEKLLDNTTSPRKLFATLQL; encoded by the exons ATGGATATTGTGAAACAGAAGGTTAACTTAATGGAGTGTTTGAATGTTCCAAGAATCCTGCCAAATTCTCCACGAAAATCAATAGGACAGATCCAG GTAATCTTTGGCCCAATGTTCTCAGGCAAAAG CACGAGGCGAGTGCGTCGTTTCCAGATCGCTCAGTACAACTGTTTGGTGGTCAAATATGCCAAAGATACACGCTACTCCGAGAAGGGCGTGGCCACGCATGACAA AAACACAATGGAAGCCGTACCAGCCAACTGCCTGAGCGACGTGCGTTCTCTAGTTCTGCAGGCTTGCGTCATCGGAATCGACGAAGGACAGTTT tTCCCAGACACAGTGGAGTTCTGTGAGGAGATGGCCAACATGGGGAAGACTATAATTGTAGCGGCCCTGGACGGAACCTTCCAGAGAAAG ccctTTGGAAACATCCTGAACCTGGTTCCCCTGGCTGAGAGCGTTGTGAAGCTGAACGCTGTCTGTATGCAGTGTTACAAGGAGGCAGCATACACCAAGAGACTGGGGGCAGAGAAAGAG GTGGAGGTGATTGGTGGAGCCGATATGTACCATGCACGGTGCAGGAAGTGTTACGGTGGCTTGATGGATGTGATGAAGGATAATAGCGCCCCCCACAGGGACGAGACACCACCGCATGTGATGACAGAGAAACTGCTTGACAACACTACATCGCCACGGAAACTCTTCGCCACCCTGCAACTCTGA
- the LOC106564352 gene encoding thymidine kinase, cytosolic isoform X2, giving the protein MFSGKSTRRVRRFQIAQYNCLVVKYAKDTRYSEKGVATHDKNTMEAVPANCLSDVRSLVLQACVIGIDEGQFFPDTVEFCEEMANMGKTIIVAALDGTFQRKPFGNILNLVPLAESVVKLNAVCMQCYKEAAYTKRLGAEKEVEVIGGADMYHARCRKCYGGLMDVMKDNSAPHRDETPPHVMTEKLLDNTTSPRKLFATLQL; this is encoded by the exons CACGAGGCGAGTGCGTCGTTTCCAGATCGCTCAGTACAACTGTTTGGTGGTCAAATATGCCAAAGATACACGCTACTCCGAGAAGGGCGTGGCCACGCATGACAA AAACACAATGGAAGCCGTACCAGCCAACTGCCTGAGCGACGTGCGTTCTCTAGTTCTGCAGGCTTGCGTCATCGGAATCGACGAAGGACAGTTT tTCCCAGACACAGTGGAGTTCTGTGAGGAGATGGCCAACATGGGGAAGACTATAATTGTAGCGGCCCTGGACGGAACCTTCCAGAGAAAG ccctTTGGAAACATCCTGAACCTGGTTCCCCTGGCTGAGAGCGTTGTGAAGCTGAACGCTGTCTGTATGCAGTGTTACAAGGAGGCAGCATACACCAAGAGACTGGGGGCAGAGAAAGAG GTGGAGGTGATTGGTGGAGCCGATATGTACCATGCACGGTGCAGGAAGTGTTACGGTGGCTTGATGGATGTGATGAAGGATAATAGCGCCCCCCACAGGGACGAGACACCACCGCATGTGATGACAGAGAAACTGCTTGACAACACTACATCGCCACGGAAACTCTTCGCCACCCTGCAACTCTGA